The genomic region CGCCTCGGGCGCCCCGACTCCGGGGTGACCCCGTTCCAGGGCGGCCGGGTGACCGGCCGCATTCCCCGTACGGCGACGCTCCGGCCCACCGTCGTGCCGCTCGAATGGGAGCGGATGGGCGACCCTCCGGCCCGCCGCCCGGTGCGTGAACTCGGAAACGGGCCAACGGACTTGGCGTTGCTGGCCAGCGCCCTGGACCGGGCCGCGAGGTCGGTGGACGCGGTGTCCGTACCCTCCCTGAATGTCTGACGTAACGTCACAGGCCCATCACGATCGGACTGTTGACTTCAGGAGTGGTATTGCGGCGCCGGAGTGCCCGGCGTAGGACTGTGCGCACGGGACAACGGCGTCGCCGATGTCATGGGCGCGCCGAATGCACGCGCATGGGAGAGGTCGGGGCACAGATGCGCACAACAGGCACAGCTCTACGTTCACGCAGGACCGTTCTGGCGGTCGTCGCAGCCGGCTCACTGGTCCTTGCCGCGGGATGCGGCAGCGACAGCAAGAAGAGCGACGGGGGAGACAAGGCTTCAGGGAAGAGCAGTGCGTCGGCGTCGAGCGTGACGCTGCCCGAGCTCAACGGTACGAAGCTCGAAGTGGCAGCGGTCTGGACCGGCCCCGAGCAGGCGAACTTCATCAAGGTCCTGAAGGAGTTCGAGAAGCGCACCGGGGCGTCGGTCACCTTCGTGCCCGCCCAGGACCCGATCGTCAACTTCCTCGGCACGAAGATCGCCGGTGGCGCGCCGCCGGACGTCGCGATGATGCCGCAGGTCGGGGCGATCACGCAGGCCGTGGCGAAGAAGTGGGCCAAGCCGGTCGGCCCCGAAGCCCAGGCCCAGCTGGACAAGAACTACTCGAAGGTCTGGAAGGACCTCGGCGCGGTCGACGGCAAGCAGTACGGCGTGTACTTCAAGGCCGCCAACAAGTCCCTGGTCTGGTACAACGCCAAGGCCCTGCAGAACGCGGGCGCGAGCGAGCCCAAGACCTGGGCGGACTTCCTGAAGACCGCCGAGACGGTGTCGGCCTCGGGAGTCACCCCGGTGTCGGTCGGCGGCGCGGACGGCTGGACGCTCACCGACTGGTTCGAGAACGTCTACCTCTCGCAGGCGGGCCCGGAGAAGTACGACCAGCTCGCCCAGCACAAGATCAAGTGGACGGACCCGTCCGTCAAGACCGCGCTGACCACGCTCGCGCAGCTCTTCGGCAAGCCGTCGCTCATCGCGGGCGGTGCGACCGGCGCGCTCCAGACCGAGTTCCCGGCGTCCGTCACCCAGACCTTCACCGGCGGTGACCAGCCCAAGGGGGCGATGGTCTTCGAGGGCGACTTCGCGCAGACCAACATCGCGCAGACCAAGGCGAAGGTGGGCACCGACGCGAAGGTGTTCCCGTTCCCCGCGGTGGGCGCCAAGTCCCCGGTGGTGACCGGCGGCGACGCGGCCGTCATCCTGAAGGACTCCAAGGGCGCGCAGGCGCTGATGACCTGGCTGGCGTCCACCGACGCGGCGAAGATCTGGGCACAGGCGGGCGGCTTCGTCTCGCCGAACAAGGGCCTGGACCCGGCGGCGTACCCGAACGACGTGCAGCGCACGATCGCCAAGGCGCTGATCGCCGCGGGCGACGACATCCGGTTCGACATGTCCGACCAGGCGCCGCAGTCGTTCGGCGGCACGCCGGGCAAGGGTGAGTGGAAGGACCTCCAGGACTTCCTGAAGAACCCGAAGGACATCGCGGGGACGCAGCAGAAGCTGGAGTCCGACGCGGCCAAGGCCTACAAGAACTGACGACGCGATGACCTCCGCTGTCGCGGGGGGCGCCCTCGACGGGGCGCCCCCCGCCGGAAAGCCGCGCAAGAGCGTGACAGGCACACGTAAAGTCCTGGCGGTCGGCTTCCTGCTGCCCGCGCTGGTCCTGCTCGGCGCGCTCGTGGTCTACCCGATCGGGTACTCGGTCTACCGGTCCTTCTTCGACCAGGCAGGCTCCAGTTTCATCGGCATCGACAACTACAAGACCCTCTTCAGCGACGACTCGATCCGCACCGCGATCAAGAACACCGCGATCTGGGTCGTGGTGGCACCGACCGTGGCCACCGTGCTGGGCCTGATCTTCGCCGTCCTCACCGAACGGGTGCGTTGGGGAACGGCGTTCAAGCTGATCGTCTTCATGCCGATGGCCATCTCGATGCTCGCGGCGGGCATCATCTTCCGGCTGGTGTACGAGCAGGACCCGGCGCGCGGCGTGGCCAACGCCGTCTGGGTCGGGGTGCACGACACCTTCGCCGAGTCGGCGGGCTACCCGGGGGCGCACCCCCTGCCGGTGGCGCCGCTGAAGGCGGGCGGCGGCGGTTCGTACGTCACCAAGCAGCCGGTGCACGCGGGCACCCCCGTCCACCTGCCCCTGGTCGGCATCCTGCCGACGAAGATGCCGTCGTCGGCGAAGCCCGCCCGGCAGCCGAAGGCCGCGGCCGGTTCGGTGACCGGCACCGCCTGGCTGGACTTCACCCTGGGTGGCGGCGGCAAGCCCGACGTCATCGACCCCGAGGAGCTGGGGCTCAAGGGCGTCACGATCGAGGCCGTGAAGGACGGCAAGGTGGTGGCGAGCGCCAAGGCCGCGGCCGACGGCACCTTCACCCTGCCCCCGAAGGCGGACGGAGCGCTGCTGCGGCTGCCGGACTCCAACTTCCGTGAGCCGTACAACGGCGTCAACTGGCTCGGCCCGGCCCTGGTCACCCCGTCCATCATCGGCAGTTACGTCTGGATGTGGGCCGGGTTCGCGATGGTCCTGATCGCGGCCGGACTCGCCGGGCTG from Streptomyces sp. NBC_01267 harbors:
- a CDS encoding ABC transporter substrate-binding protein, whose product is MRTTGTALRSRRTVLAVVAAGSLVLAAGCGSDSKKSDGGDKASGKSSASASSVTLPELNGTKLEVAAVWTGPEQANFIKVLKEFEKRTGASVTFVPAQDPIVNFLGTKIAGGAPPDVAMMPQVGAITQAVAKKWAKPVGPEAQAQLDKNYSKVWKDLGAVDGKQYGVYFKAANKSLVWYNAKALQNAGASEPKTWADFLKTAETVSASGVTPVSVGGADGWTLTDWFENVYLSQAGPEKYDQLAQHKIKWTDPSVKTALTTLAQLFGKPSLIAGGATGALQTEFPASVTQTFTGGDQPKGAMVFEGDFAQTNIAQTKAKVGTDAKVFPFPAVGAKSPVVTGGDAAVILKDSKGAQALMTWLASTDAAKIWAQAGGFVSPNKGLDPAAYPNDVQRTIAKALIAAGDDIRFDMSDQAPQSFGGTPGKGEWKDLQDFLKNPKDIAGTQQKLESDAAKAYKN
- a CDS encoding carbohydrate ABC transporter permease, with product MTSAVAGGALDGAPPAGKPRKSVTGTRKVLAVGFLLPALVLLGALVVYPIGYSVYRSFFDQAGSSFIGIDNYKTLFSDDSIRTAIKNTAIWVVVAPTVATVLGLIFAVLTERVRWGTAFKLIVFMPMAISMLAAGIIFRLVYEQDPARGVANAVWVGVHDTFAESAGYPGAHPLPVAPLKAGGGGSYVTKQPVHAGTPVHLPLVGILPTKMPSSAKPARQPKAAAGSVTGTAWLDFTLGGGGKPDVIDPEELGLKGVTIEAVKDGKVVASAKAAADGTFTLPPKADGALLRLPDSNFREPYNGVNWLGPALVTPSIIGSYVWMWAGFAMVLIAAGLAGLPRELLEQARVDGANEWQVFRRITIPLLGPVLAVVMVTLMINVLKIFDLVFIIAPGSSQADANVLALQLYRSSFGTDADLGTGSAISVLLLLLVVPIMLVNIRRMRKEGRR